In Halichondria panicea chromosome 17, odHalPani1.1, whole genome shotgun sequence, a single window of DNA contains:
- the LOC135351721 gene encoding adhesion G protein-coupled receptor L3-like isoform X2: MQTKRELAVLVLACSIVLFSQGARCSNFSLNITVTSNSPLNCSTGLTYPGPAFIRVEYRWLERVNTSLIPNQWSTLKTMTTDDDYNVTGHTLQSSDQDSVDSVQLRIVQPEHGGGLCNCWEISKLLVTFDGNSYFDLLNEIRSCYINSSRITINDTGPLQFCDGSAGEPRGVVFLPVTLDNGQTEGCNMVVNGSALVDKQPPPMNCKDSNPRIELSYVLDLTPDDCDKIDRHNEGIEVSLGNWDRDGDWIPLAYHDHQLYTNNPSFRIRDYDVPYYNCSEVESFKISVCGDDYLRDGLQIRWLQYVYLKTGVKRDTVTLDNVSISLIVNETSISLLEDGFDQGYLSSNNWNKEIRNGGVSTDCSGGSDDHKIVFGLNCTTFGCEKRKTDASRIATTVPLNITRLLETFKDITTSTEEEVMTATTAPATSSIDSSLAEELESTISNVLSIINENDDLRAILQTPPVEAVTSLLDLVVRNGTEVDPGVVIYLLSDIVNQAARSINDSQQFGQIVLEVNDDLLKQSLITTQSSAIVGSTLLATIEQLAFNVLVPNENGLSTSNIELIVQEVEQDGNNDSYFTGIETTNGSIRVPTELVRMICNGTGPVTVVSVYYRNMSGLLPGTLPGERDTVLASPVVSSSLQCGDKIFDAANIQLSQPVIVSLKHFSQFAQDSSEMKCVFWEFILGSDSRLVNGRWNTKGCERNNSLSNSTHTVCECTHLTNFAILLSSQPIVGGVHAFVLGLIDYIGVSLSVLAMLATIVALVYLRSLWNMRNYIHINLCVSLILAQLMFVSGLTPHGGGGVVDPGCRTAAVLMHYLFLVSFMWMLMEGVVLYLVLVKVFVKQHERKYIIGFTIISYGAPVLYMALCIPLGFALSGLENSYGYQVINSNTTTIVCWLNSNTNFILTFIVPVVVILLVNVGFFIMAIVIICRHQKRQGKRQEVSSWLKSSVSLVTVMGLTWITGVLVFDIPALFPLAYIFTIFVSFQGVAIFILFVPLSKPVRDAYSKWWKEKLAKHRRQNIKSTTLISVNTNVTSPSLDSPLKLESNIFSNSAMEKESEFADECEGII; this comes from the exons ATGCAGACTAAGAGAGAACTTGCAGTGTTAGTGCTGGCTTGCAGTATTGTACTGTTCTCTCAAGGAGCAAGATGTTCTAACTTCTCACTCAATATAACTGTCACGAGTAACTCACCCCTCAACTGTAGCACTGGGCTGACTTACCCTGGTCCTGCATTTATTAGAGTGGAGTATCGATGGCTGGAGAGGGTCAATACATCATTGATACCTAACCAGTGGAGCACTCTTAAGACAATGACTACTG ATGATGACTATAATGTAACTGGACATACTCTACAAAGTTCTGATCAAGACAGCGTTGATTCTGTGCAGCTGAGAATAGTACAGCCAGAACATGGCGGTGGATTGTGCAACTGCTGGGAAATCAGCAAACTGCTGGTTACATTTGATGGCAATAGTTACTTTGATCTCCTTAACGA AATAAGAAGCTGTTATATTAACAGCAGTCGAATCACAATAAATGATACCGGTCCTCTACAGTTCTGTGATGGTAGCGCAGGGGAACCAAGGGGTGTGGTGTTCCTCCCTGTTACGCTGGATAATGGCCAAACAGAAGGATGTAATATGGTTGTCAATGGTTCAGCTCTTGTTGATAAGCAACCACCACCGATGAATTGCAAAGACAGTAACCCAAGAAT AGAGCTATCATATGTGTTGGATTTGACCCCAGATGACTGTGACAAGATTGATCGCCATAATGAGGGTATAGAGGTATCGCTAGGCAACTGGGACAGAGACGGTGATTGGATTCCTCTAGCGTACCATGATCATCAATTATACACCAATAATCCATCATTCCGAATCAGAGACTATGATGTTCCTTATTACAATTGTAGTGAAGTTGAGTCATTCAAGATAAGTGTGTGCGGAGATGACTATCTCAGAGATGGACTGCAGATAAGATGGCTGCAATACGTTTACTTAAAAACAGGTGTAAAGAGGGACACAGTGACACTGGATAATGTGTCTATTAGCTTGATTGTGAATGAAACCAGCATCAGTCTACTGGAGGATGGATTTGATCAGGGATATTTGAG CTCAAATAATTGGAATAAAGAGATCAGAAATGGTGGCGTATCTACTGATTGCTCTGGTGGCTCTGATGATCACAAAATAGTGTTTGGTCTCAACTGTACAACCTTCGGCTGTGAGAAAAGAAAAACAGACGCTAGTCGCATAGCAACTACAGTCCCACTGAACATCACTCGACTCTTAGAAACGTTTAAAGACATTACCACATCAACAGAAGAAGAGGTGATGACAGCTACCACAGCTCCTGCTACTTCCAGCATTGATTCATCTTTGGCTGAAGAGCTGGAATCTACTATCTCAAATGTTTTAAGCATT ATAAATGAAAATGACGACTTGAGAGCCATCCTGCAAACA CCTCCTGTTGAAGCAGTTACTTCTCTGCTAGACTTGGTGGTGAGGAATGGTACAGAAGTTGACCCAGGAGTTGTTATATATCTGCTCAGTGACATTGTAAATCAGGCGGCGAGAAGTATCAATGACAGCCAACAGTTTGGTCAG ATTGTTCTGGAAGTGAATGATGACTTGCTGAAACAATCACTGATCACTACTCAG TCCAGCGCCATTGTCGGGAGTACACTGCTTGCTACCATTGAGCAGCTGGCATTTAACGTGCTTGTTCCGAACGAAAACGGCCTTAGCACATCAAATATTG AACTGATAGTCCAAGAGGTAGAACAAGATGGGAACAATGACTCGTATTTCACTGGTATTGAAACAACCAACGGCTCCATCCGAGTGCCCACTGAGTTAGTGAGGATGATATGTAATGGAACTGGACCAGTCACTGTGGTTTCAGTCTACTACAGGAACATGAGTGGACTGCTGCCCGGGACTCTGCCAGGAGAGAGGGACACTGTGTTAGCATCTCCAGTGGTCTCCTCCAGTCTGCAGTGTGGGGACAAGATCTTTGACGCAGCCAACATTCAGCTCAGCCAGCCAGTCATTGTCTCACTGAAACACTTCTCACAGTTTGCGCAG GATAGCAGTGAAATGAAGTGTGTTTTCTGGGAGTTCATACTAGGAAG TGACTCTCGGCTAGTCAATGGAAGATGGAATACTAAAGGCTGTGAGAGAAATAACAGTCTCTCtaactccacacacactgtgtgcgAGTGCACACATCTCACCAACTTTGCCATTCTCCTCAGCTCTCAGCCCATAGTGGGAGGTGTGCATGCATTCGTACTGGGACTGATTGACTACATTGGTGTATCACTCTCTGTACTAGCCATGCTTGCAACCATTGTAGCATTGGTATACCTAAG GTCTTTATGGAATATGCGTAACTATATCCACATCAACTTGTGTGTGAGTCTAATTCTGGCACAGCTGATGTTTGTGAGTGGGTTAACTCCTCAcggaggagggggtgtggtggaTCCTGGTTGTCGGACGGCAGCAGTTCTTATGCACTACTTGTTCCTGGTGTCCTTCATGTGGATGCTcatggagggggtggtcttgTATCTGGTCCTCGTCAAAGTCTTCGTAAAACAGCATGAACGGAAGTACATTATCGGCTTCACTATTATCAGCTATG GTGcccctgtactgtacatggcCCTCTGTATTCCGTTGGGCTTTGCTCTATCTGGCTTGGAGAATAGCTATGGCTACCAGGTGATCAACAGCAATACAACCACCATAGT CTGCTGGTTGAACTCCAACACTAATTTTATTCTGACATTCATCGTGCCAGTGGTGGTGATTCTCTTGGTGAATGTTGGCTTCTTTATCATGGCAATAGTTATCATATGTAGACACCAAAAGAGGCAAGGGAAGCGGCAGGAAGTGAG TTCTTGGTTGAAGTCGTCTGTGTCACTGGTCACTGTCATGGGACTGACATGGATAACTG GTGTTCTGGTGTTCGACATCCCTGCTCTATTTCCACTGGCGTACATCTTCACGATCTTCGTTTCATTCCAAGGAGTGGCCATTTTTATACTCTTTGTACCTCTCTCTAAGCCAGTGAGGGATGCTTACTCCAAATGGTGGAAGGAAAAGTTGGCAAAGCATCGACGTCAAAACATCAAG AGTACCACTCTCATCAGTGTCAACACCAATGTTACCTCTCCATCCTTGGACAGTCCGTTGAAACTGGAGTCTAATATATTCAGCAACTCGGCCATGGAAAAAGAGTCAG agTTTGCCGATGAGTGTGAAGGAATTATCTGA
- the LOC135351721 gene encoding adhesion G protein-coupled receptor L3-like isoform X1, which produces MQTKRELAVLVLACSIVLFSQGARCSNFSLNITVTSNSPLNCSTGLTYPGPAFIRVEYRWLERVNTSLIPNQWSTLKTMTTDDDYNVTGHTLQSSDQDSVDSVQLRIVQPEHGGGLCNCWEISKLLVTFDGNSYFDLLNEIRSCYINSSRITINDTGPLQFCDGSAGEPRGVVFLPVTLDNGQTEGCNMVVNGSALVDKQPPPMNCKDSNPRIELSYVLDLTPDDCDKIDRHNEGIEVSLGNWDRDGDWIPLAYHDHQLYTNNPSFRIRDYDVPYYNCSEVESFKISVCGDDYLRDGLQIRWLQYVYLKTGVKRDTVTLDNVSISLIVNETSISLLEDGFDQGYLSSNNWNKEIRNGGVSTDCSGGSDDHKIVFGLNCTTFGCEKRKTDASRIATTVPLNITRLLETFKDITTSTEEEVMTATTAPATSSIDSSLAEELESTISNVLSIINENDDLRAILQTPPVEAVTSLLDLVVRNGTEVDPGVVIYLLSDIVNQAARSINDSQQFGQIVLEVNDDLLKQSLITTQSSAIVGSTLLATIEQLAFNVLVPNENGLSTSNIELIVQEVEQDGNNDSYFTGIETTNGSIRVPTELVRMICNGTGPVTVVSVYYRNMSGLLPGTLPGERDTVLASPVVSSSLQCGDKIFDAANIQLSQPVIVSLKHFSQFAQDSSEMKCVFWEFILGSDSRLVNGRWNTKGCERNNSLSNSTHTVCECTHLTNFAILLSSQPIVGGVHAFVLGLIDYIGVSLSVLAMLATIVALVYLRSLWNMRNYIHINLCVSLILAQLMFVSGLTPHGGGGVVDPGCRTAAVLMHYLFLVSFMWMLMEGVVLYLVLVKVFVKQHERKYIIGFTIISYGAPVLYMALCIPLGFALSGLENSYGYQVINSNTTTIVCWLNSNTNFILTFIVPVVVILLVNVGFFIMAIVIICRHQKRQGKRQEVSSWLKSSVSLVTVMGLTWITGVLVFDIPALFPLAYIFTIFVSFQGVAIFILFVPLSKPVRDAYSKWWKEKLAKHRRQNIKSTTLISVNTNVTSPSLDSPLKLESNIFSNSAMEKESEFADECEGIIYNVSHKNKCTK; this is translated from the exons ATGCAGACTAAGAGAGAACTTGCAGTGTTAGTGCTGGCTTGCAGTATTGTACTGTTCTCTCAAGGAGCAAGATGTTCTAACTTCTCACTCAATATAACTGTCACGAGTAACTCACCCCTCAACTGTAGCACTGGGCTGACTTACCCTGGTCCTGCATTTATTAGAGTGGAGTATCGATGGCTGGAGAGGGTCAATACATCATTGATACCTAACCAGTGGAGCACTCTTAAGACAATGACTACTG ATGATGACTATAATGTAACTGGACATACTCTACAAAGTTCTGATCAAGACAGCGTTGATTCTGTGCAGCTGAGAATAGTACAGCCAGAACATGGCGGTGGATTGTGCAACTGCTGGGAAATCAGCAAACTGCTGGTTACATTTGATGGCAATAGTTACTTTGATCTCCTTAACGA AATAAGAAGCTGTTATATTAACAGCAGTCGAATCACAATAAATGATACCGGTCCTCTACAGTTCTGTGATGGTAGCGCAGGGGAACCAAGGGGTGTGGTGTTCCTCCCTGTTACGCTGGATAATGGCCAAACAGAAGGATGTAATATGGTTGTCAATGGTTCAGCTCTTGTTGATAAGCAACCACCACCGATGAATTGCAAAGACAGTAACCCAAGAAT AGAGCTATCATATGTGTTGGATTTGACCCCAGATGACTGTGACAAGATTGATCGCCATAATGAGGGTATAGAGGTATCGCTAGGCAACTGGGACAGAGACGGTGATTGGATTCCTCTAGCGTACCATGATCATCAATTATACACCAATAATCCATCATTCCGAATCAGAGACTATGATGTTCCTTATTACAATTGTAGTGAAGTTGAGTCATTCAAGATAAGTGTGTGCGGAGATGACTATCTCAGAGATGGACTGCAGATAAGATGGCTGCAATACGTTTACTTAAAAACAGGTGTAAAGAGGGACACAGTGACACTGGATAATGTGTCTATTAGCTTGATTGTGAATGAAACCAGCATCAGTCTACTGGAGGATGGATTTGATCAGGGATATTTGAG CTCAAATAATTGGAATAAAGAGATCAGAAATGGTGGCGTATCTACTGATTGCTCTGGTGGCTCTGATGATCACAAAATAGTGTTTGGTCTCAACTGTACAACCTTCGGCTGTGAGAAAAGAAAAACAGACGCTAGTCGCATAGCAACTACAGTCCCACTGAACATCACTCGACTCTTAGAAACGTTTAAAGACATTACCACATCAACAGAAGAAGAGGTGATGACAGCTACCACAGCTCCTGCTACTTCCAGCATTGATTCATCTTTGGCTGAAGAGCTGGAATCTACTATCTCAAATGTTTTAAGCATT ATAAATGAAAATGACGACTTGAGAGCCATCCTGCAAACA CCTCCTGTTGAAGCAGTTACTTCTCTGCTAGACTTGGTGGTGAGGAATGGTACAGAAGTTGACCCAGGAGTTGTTATATATCTGCTCAGTGACATTGTAAATCAGGCGGCGAGAAGTATCAATGACAGCCAACAGTTTGGTCAG ATTGTTCTGGAAGTGAATGATGACTTGCTGAAACAATCACTGATCACTACTCAG TCCAGCGCCATTGTCGGGAGTACACTGCTTGCTACCATTGAGCAGCTGGCATTTAACGTGCTTGTTCCGAACGAAAACGGCCTTAGCACATCAAATATTG AACTGATAGTCCAAGAGGTAGAACAAGATGGGAACAATGACTCGTATTTCACTGGTATTGAAACAACCAACGGCTCCATCCGAGTGCCCACTGAGTTAGTGAGGATGATATGTAATGGAACTGGACCAGTCACTGTGGTTTCAGTCTACTACAGGAACATGAGTGGACTGCTGCCCGGGACTCTGCCAGGAGAGAGGGACACTGTGTTAGCATCTCCAGTGGTCTCCTCCAGTCTGCAGTGTGGGGACAAGATCTTTGACGCAGCCAACATTCAGCTCAGCCAGCCAGTCATTGTCTCACTGAAACACTTCTCACAGTTTGCGCAG GATAGCAGTGAAATGAAGTGTGTTTTCTGGGAGTTCATACTAGGAAG TGACTCTCGGCTAGTCAATGGAAGATGGAATACTAAAGGCTGTGAGAGAAATAACAGTCTCTCtaactccacacacactgtgtgcgAGTGCACACATCTCACCAACTTTGCCATTCTCCTCAGCTCTCAGCCCATAGTGGGAGGTGTGCATGCATTCGTACTGGGACTGATTGACTACATTGGTGTATCACTCTCTGTACTAGCCATGCTTGCAACCATTGTAGCATTGGTATACCTAAG GTCTTTATGGAATATGCGTAACTATATCCACATCAACTTGTGTGTGAGTCTAATTCTGGCACAGCTGATGTTTGTGAGTGGGTTAACTCCTCAcggaggagggggtgtggtggaTCCTGGTTGTCGGACGGCAGCAGTTCTTATGCACTACTTGTTCCTGGTGTCCTTCATGTGGATGCTcatggagggggtggtcttgTATCTGGTCCTCGTCAAAGTCTTCGTAAAACAGCATGAACGGAAGTACATTATCGGCTTCACTATTATCAGCTATG GTGcccctgtactgtacatggcCCTCTGTATTCCGTTGGGCTTTGCTCTATCTGGCTTGGAGAATAGCTATGGCTACCAGGTGATCAACAGCAATACAACCACCATAGT CTGCTGGTTGAACTCCAACACTAATTTTATTCTGACATTCATCGTGCCAGTGGTGGTGATTCTCTTGGTGAATGTTGGCTTCTTTATCATGGCAATAGTTATCATATGTAGACACCAAAAGAGGCAAGGGAAGCGGCAGGAAGTGAG TTCTTGGTTGAAGTCGTCTGTGTCACTGGTCACTGTCATGGGACTGACATGGATAACTG GTGTTCTGGTGTTCGACATCCCTGCTCTATTTCCACTGGCGTACATCTTCACGATCTTCGTTTCATTCCAAGGAGTGGCCATTTTTATACTCTTTGTACCTCTCTCTAAGCCAGTGAGGGATGCTTACTCCAAATGGTGGAAGGAAAAGTTGGCAAAGCATCGACGTCAAAACATCAAG AGTACCACTCTCATCAGTGTCAACACCAATGTTACCTCTCCATCCTTGGACAGTCCGTTGAAACTGGAGTCTAATATATTCAGCAACTCGGCCATGGAAAAAGAGTCAG agTTTGCTGATGAGTGTGAAGGAATTATCTATAACGTTAGTCATAAAAACAAATGTACTAAATAG
- the LOC135351721 gene encoding adhesion G protein-coupled receptor L3-like isoform X3, translating into MQTKRELAVLVLACSIVLFSQGARCSNFSLNITVTSNSPLNCSTGLTYPGPAFIRVEYRWLERVNTSLIPNQWSTLKTMTTDDDYNVTGHTLQSSDQDSVDSVQLRIVQPEHGGGLCNCWEISKLLVTFDGNSYFDLLNEIRSCYINSSRITINDTGPLQFCDGSAGEPRGVVFLPVTLDNGQTEGCNMVVNGSALVDKQPPPMNCKDSNPRIELSYVLDLTPDDCDKIDRHNEGIEVSLGNWDRDGDWIPLAYHDHQLYTNNPSFRIRDYDVPYYNCSEVESFKISVCGDDYLRDGLQIRWLQYVYLKTGVKRDTVTLDNVSISLIVNETSISLLEDGFDQGYLSSNNWNKEIRNGGVSTDCSGGSDDHKIVFGLNCTTFGCEKRKTDASRIATTVPLNITRLLETFKDITTSTEEEVMTATTAPATSSIDSSLAEELESTISNVLSIINENDDLRAILQTPPVEAVTSLLDLVVRNGTEVDPGVVIYLLSDIVNQAARSINDSQQFGQIVLEVNDDLLKQSLITTQSSAIVGSTLLATIEQLAFNVLVPNENGLSTSNIELIVQEVEQDGNNDSYFTGIETTNGSIRVPTELVRMICNGTGPVTVVSVYYRNMSGLLPGTLPGERDTVLASPVVSSSLQCGDKIFDAANIQLSQPVIVSLKHFSQFAQDSSEMKCVFWEFILGSDSRLVNGRWNTKGCERNNSLSNSTHTVCECTHLTNFAILLSSQPIVGGVHAFVLGLIDYIGVSLSVLAMLATIVALVYLRSLWNMRNYIHINLCVSLILAQLMFVSGLTPHGGGGVVDPGCRTAAVLMHYLFLVSFMWMLMEGVVLYLVLVKVFVKQHERKYIIGFTIISYGAPVLYMALCIPLGFALSGLENSYGYQVINSNTTTIVCWLNSNTNFILTFIVPVVVILLVNVGFFIMAIVIICRHQKRQGKRQEVSSWLKSSVSLVTVMGLTWITGLLVFEVPALFPLAYIFTIFVSFQGVAIFILFVPLSKPVRDAYSKWWKEKVAKHRRQNIKSTTLISVSTNVTSPSLDSPLKLESERVRVCR; encoded by the exons ATGCAGACTAAGAGAGAACTTGCAGTGTTAGTGCTGGCTTGCAGTATTGTACTGTTCTCTCAAGGAGCAAGATGTTCTAACTTCTCACTCAATATAACTGTCACGAGTAACTCACCCCTCAACTGTAGCACTGGGCTGACTTACCCTGGTCCTGCATTTATTAGAGTGGAGTATCGATGGCTGGAGAGGGTCAATACATCATTGATACCTAACCAGTGGAGCACTCTTAAGACAATGACTACTG ATGATGACTATAATGTAACTGGACATACTCTACAAAGTTCTGATCAAGACAGCGTTGATTCTGTGCAGCTGAGAATAGTACAGCCAGAACATGGCGGTGGATTGTGCAACTGCTGGGAAATCAGCAAACTGCTGGTTACATTTGATGGCAATAGTTACTTTGATCTCCTTAACGA AATAAGAAGCTGTTATATTAACAGCAGTCGAATCACAATAAATGATACCGGTCCTCTACAGTTCTGTGATGGTAGCGCAGGGGAACCAAGGGGTGTGGTGTTCCTCCCTGTTACGCTGGATAATGGCCAAACAGAAGGATGTAATATGGTTGTCAATGGTTCAGCTCTTGTTGATAAGCAACCACCACCGATGAATTGCAAAGACAGTAACCCAAGAAT AGAGCTATCATATGTGTTGGATTTGACCCCAGATGACTGTGACAAGATTGATCGCCATAATGAGGGTATAGAGGTATCGCTAGGCAACTGGGACAGAGACGGTGATTGGATTCCTCTAGCGTACCATGATCATCAATTATACACCAATAATCCATCATTCCGAATCAGAGACTATGATGTTCCTTATTACAATTGTAGTGAAGTTGAGTCATTCAAGATAAGTGTGTGCGGAGATGACTATCTCAGAGATGGACTGCAGATAAGATGGCTGCAATACGTTTACTTAAAAACAGGTGTAAAGAGGGACACAGTGACACTGGATAATGTGTCTATTAGCTTGATTGTGAATGAAACCAGCATCAGTCTACTGGAGGATGGATTTGATCAGGGATATTTGAG CTCAAATAATTGGAATAAAGAGATCAGAAATGGTGGCGTATCTACTGATTGCTCTGGTGGCTCTGATGATCACAAAATAGTGTTTGGTCTCAACTGTACAACCTTCGGCTGTGAGAAAAGAAAAACAGACGCTAGTCGCATAGCAACTACAGTCCCACTGAACATCACTCGACTCTTAGAAACGTTTAAAGACATTACCACATCAACAGAAGAAGAGGTGATGACAGCTACCACAGCTCCTGCTACTTCCAGCATTGATTCATCTTTGGCTGAAGAGCTGGAATCTACTATCTCAAATGTTTTAAGCATT ATAAATGAAAATGACGACTTGAGAGCCATCCTGCAAACA CCTCCTGTTGAAGCAGTTACTTCTCTGCTAGACTTGGTGGTGAGGAATGGTACAGAAGTTGACCCAGGAGTTGTTATATATCTGCTCAGTGACATTGTAAATCAGGCGGCGAGAAGTATCAATGACAGCCAACAGTTTGGTCAG ATTGTTCTGGAAGTGAATGATGACTTGCTGAAACAATCACTGATCACTACTCAG TCCAGCGCCATTGTCGGGAGTACACTGCTTGCTACCATTGAGCAGCTGGCATTTAACGTGCTTGTTCCGAACGAAAACGGCCTTAGCACATCAAATATTG AACTGATAGTCCAAGAGGTAGAACAAGATGGGAACAATGACTCGTATTTCACTGGTATTGAAACAACCAACGGCTCCATCCGAGTGCCCACTGAGTTAGTGAGGATGATATGTAATGGAACTGGACCAGTCACTGTGGTTTCAGTCTACTACAGGAACATGAGTGGACTGCTGCCCGGGACTCTGCCAGGAGAGAGGGACACTGTGTTAGCATCTCCAGTGGTCTCCTCCAGTCTGCAGTGTGGGGACAAGATCTTTGACGCAGCCAACATTCAGCTCAGCCAGCCAGTCATTGTCTCACTGAAACACTTCTCACAGTTTGCGCAG GATAGCAGTGAAATGAAGTGTGTTTTCTGGGAGTTCATACTAGGAAG TGACTCTCGGCTAGTCAATGGAAGATGGAATACTAAAGGCTGTGAGAGAAATAACAGTCTCTCtaactccacacacactgtgtgcgAGTGCACACATCTCACCAACTTTGCCATTCTCCTCAGCTCTCAGCCCATAGTGGGAGGTGTGCATGCATTCGTACTGGGACTGATTGACTACATTGGTGTATCACTCTCTGTACTAGCCATGCTTGCAACCATTGTAGCATTGGTATACCTAAG GTCTTTATGGAATATGCGTAACTATATCCACATCAACTTGTGTGTGAGTCTAATTCTGGCACAGCTGATGTTTGTGAGTGGGTTAACTCCTCAcggaggagggggtgtggtggaTCCTGGTTGTCGGACGGCAGCAGTTCTTATGCACTACTTGTTCCTGGTGTCCTTCATGTGGATGCTcatggagggggtggtcttgTATCTGGTCCTCGTCAAAGTCTTCGTAAAACAGCATGAACGGAAGTACATTATCGGCTTCACTATTATCAGCTATG GTGcccctgtactgtacatggcCCTCTGTATTCCGTTGGGCTTTGCTCTATCTGGCTTGGAGAATAGCTATGGCTACCAGGTGATCAACAGCAATACAACCACCATAGT CTGCTGGTTGAACTCCAACACTAATTTTATTCTGACATTCATCGTGCCAGTGGTGGTGATTCTCTTGGTGAATGTTGGCTTCTTTATCATGGCAATAGTTATCATATGTAGACACCAAAAGAGGCAAGGGAAGCGGCAGGAAGTGAG TTCTTGGTTGAAATCGTCTGTGTCACTGGTCACTGTCATGGGACTGACATGGATAACTG GTCTTCTAGTGTTCGAGGTCCCTGCTCTTTTCCCGCTGGCGTACATCTTCACGATCTTCGTTTCATTTCAGGGAGTGGCCATTTTTATACTCTTtgtgcctctctctaagccAGTGAGGGATGCGTACTCCAAATGGTGGAAGGAAAAGGTGGCAAAGCATCGACGTCAAAACATCAAG AGTACCACTCTCATCAGTGTCAGCACCAATGTTACCTCTCCATCTTTGGACAGTCCGTTGAAACTGGAGTCTGAAAGAGTCAG AGTTTGCCGATGA